GACCTTCTGGGAACGCTCGCTCCTCACGCGCCCGCGCGACCGCGAGGTGGTGTGCCACGCCAGCGCATGGGATATCGACAACCGCAACGACCTGCGCATCAAGCTGTGCATCACACCGACGGCCGAGAATTTCGTGACGGTCCATCACGAGCTGGGGCACAACTACTACCAGCGCGCGTACATGCACCAGCCGTACTTCTACCAGAGCGGCGCGAACGACGGGTTCCACGAGGCGATCGGCGACGCGATCGCGCTCTCGATCACGCCCGCGTACCTGCGGCAGGTGGGGCTGATCGACCAGCTGCCGAGCGAGGCGGCGGACACGATGCTCCTGTTGCGTCAGGCGCTCGACCAGGTCGCGTTCCTGCCGTGGGGATTGCTGGTGGATCGTTGGCGCTGGGCCGTTTTCGCGGGGGACGTGGCGCCGGCAGGCTACAACCAGCTGTGGTGGGATCTCCGCGGGCGGTACCAGGGCGTGAGCGCGCAGGATGCGCGGCCGGCGGACGCATTCGATCCGGGCGCGAAATATCATGTGCCAGGGAACACACCGTATGCGCGCTACTTCCTGGCAGACATCCTCCAGTTCCAGTTCTACCGATCACTGTGCCGGGCGGCGGGTCACACGGGGCCACTCTACCGCTGCTCGTTCTACGGCAGCCGCGAGGCGGGCCGGCGGCTGGACGCCGTGCTCCGACTGGGCGCGAGCCGGCCGTGGCCGGACGCGCTGGAGCAGCTCACGGGCTCGCGCCGCATGGATGCGGAGGCGATCCTGGAGTATTTCCAGCCGCTCCAGGTGTGGCTGGATCGGCAGAACGCGGGGCAGCCGGTCGGCTGGTAGCTGACGCCCCACCCGAGGTAGCAGCCTCAACCGGGGCGCAAGATGGCGGAAACCCTGGACAATCCGCGCGATCTGTCCGGCGGGCTTGGGGCCGAAAACGGCAGGAAAACGGCCTGAATCGACACCACAATCGACACCGTAGCCGTGCACGGCGAAGACCAGGTGACTAACCCGAACCTCACGTGGGGAGGGTGGACACGCCCGGTCGGGCGTGTCCACGGCTCCCCTCTCCCTAGCGGCCCTTCGTCACAAGCGCCATCGTACCGGCACCTCCATCAGTGAGCCCCGGAAGTGAAGCGGTCGTTCGTCGTGTTGGTCGGCTGTCTGCTCCTGGCACCGCGGGCGCTGTACGCCCAGTGCCCCGACGGGACGCCGCCGCCCTGTGGGCGCTCGGGGGCCGCGTTACGACCGCCGCCGCCAGAGCGCGAGCGCCGGCGCAGATTCCTGGTGCTCCCGTTCCGCAACCTCTCCCGCACCTCCGCGCACGACTGGCTCGTGGAGGCCTCGCCCACCATGCTCGCAGATGCGCTGGGCCAGTGGACCGAGGTCACCGTGGTGCCCGATGACCGACTCTACCCCGCGCTGCGCCGCCAGGGCCTGCGGCCGGGCGACGTGGCGGACCTCGCCCGGGTGCGCCGGGTGGCGGCCGAGACCGGGGGCTGGACGGCCGTGACCGGGGAGATCGTCGCGCAGGCCGGCCTCCTGCGCGTGAGCGCGCGGGCGTACGACGTCGTGTCCCAGCGGCCGGTCGCGCGGGCGAGCGGCGAGGTGCCGCTCACTGCCGACGTCCGCCCCGCGTACGACAGCATCGCCACCGTGCTGCTGCGCACGGCCGGACTCGACGCGGCGAGCGCCGACGTCGGCTCCGCGACGACGCGCTCGCTCGAGGCGTACCGGGCCTATTTGCGAGCCCTGGCCCACCTCAACCGCTCCGAGTACCGCCACGCCCGCGAGGCGTTCGCGGAGGCGGTCGGGATAGACAGCATCTTCGCGCAGGCTTACGCCAAGCTGGCCGAGGTGTCCCTCCTGGCGTTTTCGGTGCTGGAGCCTGGCAATCCCGCGTACGGTTATGCGGACCGGGCGGCGGCGCTCGCCGGCCGGCTCCCCACGCGGGCGGCCCGGCAGGTGCGCGCGCTCCACAGCATGGTGAACGGCGAGTTCACGCCGGCGCGGCGGGAGCTCGAGGCGCTGGTGGCCGAAGACTCGAACGACGTGGACGCGCTGGAAACGCTGGCGAGTCTCGAGTTCCTCGACCCCCTGCTGCTGGCTTCGCCGCAGCACGGCGAGCGGCGCCGCGGTTCGCTGAACGCGGCCGTGCGCCTGGCCAAGCGCGTGCTCGAGCTCGACCCGGCGCGACACGGCGTCTATCAGGGCCTGGTCGCGGTGTACCTGCTGGCCGGCGGCCAGGCGCCCGGCGCTGTCGCAGGCTACCGCCGCGACGTGGCGCGACCGGTGCGCAGCTCGGTACGGGCGTGGTGCAGCTGTGATTTCGAGATCCGGGGGGAGACGCCGCCGACCGGCGAGGCCGGCCCGGACCGGGCGTTCGCCCCCCTGCTCCGGGACTCGCTGGAGCTCGTGCCGCTGGAAGCCCTGCAAGCGTGGCCGGCCGAATCGCTCGCGGCGGCACGCGCCCGGGCGCGGTCGGCGGCACGGACCTGGGTGCGGCGGTGGCTCGCCGCCGGGCCGAGCGAGGCCGAAGCACACCGCGCCGCGGCGCGAGTGAACGAGCTTGACAACGACCTGGAGGCCGCGCTGCGGGAGCTCGGAGTCGTGGACTCCCTTGGCGCGGAAGGCGAGGCCGAGGCGGTCCCGGCCCGGCGGATGATCCTGTTGGGCAAGCTTGGGCGTCTCACCCAGGCCACCGGGATCGCCGACTCGCTGTGGCGCGCCAGGTACTTCGGCGGCGAGCTGTTCCTCGAGGTGCCGGCGATGACAGAGGCCTACGCTTGGGCCACGAACCTGTTCGCCGCCGCCGGTGACTTCGCGCGGGCCCGGGCGGCGCTTGCCGCGTTCAGCGCCCGGCTCGCGCTGCGCATGGAGCTCGCCGAGGCCTATGCTACGGCGGTCGCCGTGCTCGCGGGCACCGGGCTCGAGCCGGTCCCCGTGGTCGTCCTACCTGACGCCATCCGGGCCGCCGTGCGCGACGCGTTGCGCACGGAACTGGCGCGTTCGCCGGGCGATCCGCTGCTCGGGGCCTGGCTGCGCGCGCTGTCGCGAAAGCCCTAGCTCGAAGCCGCCTCAGCGCGCGGCTGGCGCCGTAGATCGCGAGGACGTGGGCGTTGACCGGCGTGGGCTACATCGCCGGACACCCGTCTTCGAACGCGTGACGCCCCACCAGAGGTCGTAACCTCAAGCGGGGCGCCGCCTGCCCGTCTGTGCGCCGGTGCGTCTGTGCGTCTGCCGACTGCCGAATGGGCCTGCGGGTAGAGTTGAACCACCGACCTCACGCTTATCAGACGTTACCACATCCCCACCAATTACGGCACCATGCCGGAAAACGTAGGCGGCGCCTAGAGGTTGCCCGGCGCTTCGCCTTTCCATGCCGGACCATGCCGCCACGAACGGACCCACTAACGGACACACCCCCAGTCGCCGCAGGAATGAATCTCGGGCCGTCCGCGGCACTGCAACACGAGCCTTGCGACGGGCCCATTGGTCCCGAGTGGTCAGCACAGTGGTTACTTGTCGGTAGGGACACCTCCTAGCGCCTCCGCCCCCGCCGCCGCATCTTCGCACCCGGCCCATGACCGACCTCGCCGAGCGACTGCGCGACGCCCTCTCCGACCGCTACGCGATCGAGCGCGAGGTCGGCCAGGGCGGCATGGCGACGGTCTTCCTCGCCCACGACCTCAAGCACGACCGGTCGGTTGCGCTGAAAGTCCTCCATCCCGAGCTCGCCGCCGCGCTGGGCCCGGAGCGGTTCCTGCGCGAGATCAGGGTCGCGGCGCGACTCAACCATCCCCATATCGTGCCGCTCCACGACTCGGGCCAGGCGGGTGAGCTCCTCTACTACGTGATGCCGTACGTGGACGGTGAGTCCCTGCGCCAGCGGCTCACCCGGGAGAAGCAGCTGCCCGTGGAGGAGGCGCTCGAGATCGCGCGCGACGTGGCGGCGGCGCTCGATTACGCGCACCGCCAGCAGGTCGTGCACCGGGACATCAAGCCCGAGAACGTCATGCTTCACGAGGGCGAGGCGCTCGTGACGGACTTCGGGATCGCCAAGGCCGTCAGCGCGGCGGGCGGCCCGAGCATCACGCAGACGGGCATGTCGGTCGGGACGCCCGCCTACATGAGCCCGGAGCAGGCCGCGGGTGAGGCCGACCCGGACGGCCGCAGCGACGTCTACAGCCTCGGCTGCGTGCTTTACGAGATGCTCGCCGGGGTCGCGCCGTTCAGCGGCCCCACGGCGCAGGCGATCATCACGCGGCGCTTCACCGAGCCGGTGCCGTCCGTTCGGGCCGCGCGCCCGACCGTACCCGAGTCGGTGGACCAAGCCGTGACGAAAGCGCTCGCCAAGGTGCCCGCGGACCGCTTCGCGACCGGGGCGCAGCTGGCGCAGGCGCTGGTCGTGCACACCGGAACGACCCCGCCCGGCACCTCGACCGCGCTGGCCACGCAGGCGGCCGGAGCCGGGAAGTCAATTGCGGTGCTGTCCTTCGTGAACATGAGCAACGATCCGGAGAACGAGTACTTCAGCGACGGGATCGCCGAAGAGATCATCAACGCTCTGAGCAAGGTCCAGGCCCTGCAGGTGGCGTCCCGTACCTCGTCCTTTGCGTTCAAGGGAAAGAACGAAGACATCGGTGAGATCGGCCGGAAGCTCAAGGTCGGCACGGTGCTGGAAGGGAGCGTCCGCAAGGCCGGAGTGAAGCTCCGGGTCACGGCCCAGCTCGTGAACGTGGCCGATGGCTATCACCTCTGGTCGGAACGCTATGACCGGCAGCTGGAGGACGTGTTCGCGATCCAGGACGAGATCGCGGAGAAGATCGTCAAGGCGTTGCGGGTGGTGTTGAGCGAACGGGAAAAGCGCGCCATCGAGAAGGCGCCGGCTGAGAACGTGGAGGCCTACGACTACTACCTGCGCGGGCGGCAGTTCTTTCACCAGTTCCGCCGGACCGGCATCCAGTTCGCACGGCGGATGTTCGAGCGCGCGATGGAGATCGACCCCGGCTACGTGCGAGCCTACGCCGGCGCCGCCGACTGCTGCTCGTTCCTCTATATGTACTGGGACGGCAGCCGGGCGAACCTGGACGGCGCCGATGCGTACAGCAGGAAGGCCCTCGAACTCGGCCCCGAGCTCGCTGAGGCCCACGCCTCGCGAGGCCTGGCGGTTTCGCTGAGCAAGCGCTACGAGGAGGCGGAGCGGGAGTTAGAGACGGCGATTCGTCTGGATCCCAGGTTGTTCGAGGCCCACTACTTCTACGGACGGGCCAGCTTCCAGCAGAGCAAGTACGCCGAGGCGGTGCAGCACTACGAGGAAGCATCCCGCGTGCGCCCGGAGGACTATCAGACGGTACTGCTCGTGGTTACTCCGCTGCGAACGCTCGGCCGCGCGGCGGACGCCGAGGCAACTCTGCTCCGCGGCGTGCAGCTGGCCGAGCGGCATCTCGAGCTCAACCCCGACGACGCCAGGGCTCTCTACCTGGGCGCCGGCGGGCTCGTGCAGCTGGGGGAGCGGCAGAAGGCGCTCGAGTGGGCCGGGCGGGCGCTGGCCCTGGACCCGGAGGACTCTGGGGTGCTGTACAACCTCGCCTGCGTGTACGCCCTGGGGGGCCAGACCGACGACGCGTTTCACTGCCTCGAGAAGTCGATCCAGAACGGCTTCGGACACCGGGCGTGGATCGAGAACGATTCCGACTTGGACTCGATCCGCGGCGATCCCCGGTTCGCGCTGCTCCTCCAGAAGCTCTGAG
The sequence above is drawn from the Gemmatimonadales bacterium genome and encodes:
- a CDS encoding protein kinase; its protein translation is MTDLAERLRDALSDRYAIEREVGQGGMATVFLAHDLKHDRSVALKVLHPELAAALGPERFLREIRVAARLNHPHIVPLHDSGQAGELLYYVMPYVDGESLRQRLTREKQLPVEEALEIARDVAAALDYAHRQQVVHRDIKPENVMLHEGEALVTDFGIAKAVSAAGGPSITQTGMSVGTPAYMSPEQAAGEADPDGRSDVYSLGCVLYEMLAGVAPFSGPTAQAIITRRFTEPVPSVRAARPTVPESVDQAVTKALAKVPADRFATGAQLAQALVVHTGTTPPGTSTALATQAAGAGKSIAVLSFVNMSNDPENEYFSDGIAEEIINALSKVQALQVASRTSSFAFKGKNEDIGEIGRKLKVGTVLEGSVRKAGVKLRVTAQLVNVADGYHLWSERYDRQLEDVFAIQDEIAEKIVKALRVVLSEREKRAIEKAPAENVEAYDYYLRGRQFFHQFRRTGIQFARRMFERAMEIDPGYVRAYAGAADCCSFLYMYWDGSRANLDGADAYSRKALELGPELAEAHASRGLAVSLSKRYEEAERELETAIRLDPRLFEAHYFYGRASFQQSKYAEAVQHYEEASRVRPEDYQTVLLVVTPLRTLGRAADAEATLLRGVQLAERHLELNPDDARALYLGAGGLVQLGERQKALEWAGRALALDPEDSGVLYNLACVYALGGQTDDAFHCLEKSIQNGFGHRAWIENDSDLDSIRGDPRFALLLQKL